One genomic region from Clostridia bacterium encodes:
- a CDS encoding YifB family Mg chelatase-like AAA ATPase: protein MLAKVKSFTLSGINGYPVDVEVDINNGLPGYETVGLAETAVKESRERVRSGIKNSGYLFPASRITVNLAPADIKKLAPVFDLPVSLGILAATEQIPYKCLDNIVFLGELSLDGHVRRINGILPILISAIKCGFSKFFIPKDNEAEAVWIQNAEIVLVDSLVNAVKYLTGEEQYEKVVQKDIKEIIKNTSSGTDFKYIKGQSRAKRALEIAAAGGHNMLMIGPPGAGKTMLARALPSILPDMTPEEALETSKIHSIAGTLGQIGLITTRPFRTPHHTATTVSLTGGGSYARPGEISLAHNGVLFLDELPEYSRYTLETLRQPLEDGVMVINRANMTVEYPARFVLIASMNPCPCGYYGSQEGECKCTPAQIQKYLNRLSGPMLDRIDIHISVDSVKYDELTSNSQEISSAEIKERVNNARNIQSKRLHDSGFYCNAQMPQQMIEKYCVLSKPAKEILKLSFDRLKLSARAYSRILKVARTIADLDGEQIIGEKQIAEAVSYRTLDRQFWH from the coding sequence GTGTTAGCTAAGGTAAAGAGTTTTACTTTGAGCGGAATTAACGGATATCCTGTTGATGTTGAAGTGGATATCAATAACGGCTTGCCTGGATACGAAACAGTAGGGCTTGCCGAAACCGCTGTAAAAGAATCTCGAGAAAGAGTGCGTTCAGGCATAAAAAACAGCGGATATCTGTTTCCAGCTTCACGCATTACGGTTAACCTTGCGCCTGCCGATATAAAAAAGCTGGCACCAGTTTTTGATTTGCCTGTTTCATTGGGCATTTTGGCTGCTACTGAGCAGATCCCTTATAAATGTCTAGATAATATAGTTTTTTTGGGCGAATTATCCTTAGACGGGCATGTAAGACGAATAAATGGTATTCTTCCTATTTTGATTAGCGCGATAAAATGCGGTTTTTCCAAATTTTTTATTCCCAAAGACAATGAAGCAGAAGCAGTATGGATTCAAAACGCCGAAATCGTTTTGGTAGACAGTCTTGTTAATGCGGTCAAATATTTGACGGGCGAGGAGCAATACGAAAAGGTTGTCCAAAAAGACATAAAAGAAATTATTAAAAATACAAGTTCGGGAACTGATTTCAAATACATAAAAGGTCAAAGCCGGGCAAAACGCGCTTTAGAGATCGCGGCGGCAGGCGGACATAATATGCTCATGATAGGTCCGCCGGGAGCAGGCAAGACAATGCTTGCCCGTGCTTTGCCGTCAATTTTGCCCGATATGACACCAGAAGAAGCATTGGAAACATCCAAAATCCATTCTATTGCAGGGACTTTGGGACAAATAGGGCTTATCACTACAAGACCGTTTAGAACTCCGCATCATACAGCTACAACTGTATCATTGACGGGAGGAGGTTCATATGCAAGACCTGGGGAAATCAGTCTAGCGCATAACGGCGTGTTGTTTTTGGACGAGCTTCCAGAATATTCACGATATACTTTAGAAACATTGCGCCAGCCTTTGGAAGACGGAGTTATGGTAATCAATCGAGCCAATATGACCGTTGAATATCCTGCAAGGTTTGTACTGATTGCGAGCATGAATCCATGTCCGTGCGGATATTATGGTTCGCAAGAAGGCGAATGCAAATGTACGCCTGCCCAAATTCAAAAATATCTTAACAGGCTATCAGGTCCTATGCTTGACAGGATTGACATACATATTTCTGTTGACAGCGTAAAATATGACGAGCTTACCAGCAATTCTCAAGAAATTAGTTCTGCAGAAATAAAAGAGCGGGTTAATAATGCACGCAACATTCAAAGTAAAAGACTGCATGATAGCGGCTTTTATTGCAATGCCCAAATGCCGCAGCAAATGATTGAAAAATATTGTGTTTTAAGTAAACCTGCAAAAGAGATTTTGAAACTCTCTTTTGACAGACTCAAACTTTCGGCGCGTGCTTATAGCAGAATCTTAAAAGTGGCAAGAACAATAGCCGATTTGGATGGAGAACAGATAATAGGCGAAAAGCAAATAGCCGAAGCGGTAAGTTACAGGACATTGGATAGACAATTTTGGCATTAA
- the rplS gene encoding 50S ribosomal protein L19, which translates to MNKVIEAIEKENMRTDLPSFDIGDTLRVYFKVIEGNKERVQAFEGTVISRRGGGLRESFTVRKISFGVGVERTFPLHSPKIDRLEVVRKGHVRRAKLYYLRALTGKAAKVKGAQD; encoded by the coding sequence ATGAACAAGGTTATTGAAGCGATTGAAAAAGAAAATATGCGAACAGATCTTCCGTCTTTTGATATAGGTGATACTTTAAGAGTATATTTTAAGGTAATAGAAGGAAATAAAGAAAGAGTACAGGCTTTTGAAGGCACTGTTATTTCACGTCGCGGTGGCGGATTAAGAGAAAGCTTTACAGTACGCAAAATATCTTTTGGCGTTGGCGTTGAAAGAACTTTCCCTTTACACTCACCTAAGATTGATCGTTTGGAAGTTGTAAGAAAAGGTCATGTAAGACGTGCTAAACTTTATTATTTGCGTGCTCTAACAGGAAAGGCTGCAAAAGTTAAAGGCGCTCAAGACTAA